CGTTGTTGACCAAGCCTTTGAGGCCGAAACGATCGCCCTCGATACGACGGAGTTGTTTGCGTCAGATAGCCCCCTAGTCGATGATTTACAGGCAGAAGCGTTGGAAAAACGGGAGACATCAGATGATCCGAATAATCAAAAGCGTCCTTTTGTTGATTTATCGCGGTCTAAAGTCTCGGATGATACGATTGATACGATTTCTAAAGGCGAAGCTTATGGTCATGCAGGGAAAAAATACGACAAACGTAAAAATTCCACCGCCCATACAGTGTCTACCCGCGGAGCCAATTTTGTGAAAGAAACCAAGGAAGTTCGTTACGATAAACCCGACCCAGAATAATTTTTAACTAAATATCGCTGATTTAAATTTTATAGGAGTGAATTCTTTTGAAGAAAACAATGAAACAAAGCCTTTTGTTAAGCATGAGTGTGTTAACGTTAGGTGCCGTTTTTCCAACAAGTGTGCTTGCCCAAACGGAGTCATCGGAGGTTGTTTCTGAGCATGAAATGGCTGTGAGTGATTTACAAAGTGCCCTTGACTTAGCCTTAGAGTTATTCTTTGAACAAGTGCCTGATATCGGCGTGACGTATATTGATATTGATTTGAAGGAGGATGGCTCGTATAAAATTGATTTGCAGGGCTATAATGCTGAAGGTGAATATGACTATGAATTACGTGTTGCAGGCGAAGAGATTTCAGATGAAGAATTTGACTTTGATGATGACGATGACGATGATGATGAGATTTTGGATTTAGACAATTATTTGAGTATCGATGAAATTACTCAGATAGCTTTAGATACAATAGGCTCAGGTAAGGTGACCGACTGGACGCTCGAATATGACGATGACAGACCAGAGTGGCATTTAGAACTGGATGAGGTCAACGGCGACGATGACGATGTCGAAATCACCCTCCATGCTGAAACTGGTGAAGTCCTTGAGCTTGACGATGATGATTAATTAATCAAACAAGCTAAACCACCCGTAAGTGAGAATTAACCATCTCGATACGGGTGGTTTTTTTGTGCGTTGGAGCGTGATTAATAGTAATGATAACGCTTACATAATTTTAAAAATGTATTCAAATTGTCTACAATTTCAAACCTGTGTTTAAATTGGCAGACACATTGCCCAAAGTGTCGTCGACATCATTCAAACAAGGCTTTTTGTATCTTAACACAGGAGATATTTATTTGTAAAATAAGGGTAACAGTTAAGTAATAAACAAAAAACTGTTGGCAATAGTCAAAATAAGAAAGGGGGGAACAAATCAATGGAGTAAATTTAATTAGAGGAATCATTTTAACCGTTGCGATGTGTATGGATACCTTTATTTTAATGACAAAAGAGGGATCCTTGCTCGCGCAGGTTAGCCGGCGACAAATTCTAGCAATTGGTATTGGATTAGGTGCCTGGCAGGGGTTAGTATTAATGATTAGCTATTATTTAACATCATTTTTTATTGATCATCATGCCCCGATTATTTATCGATTAACCAATGAACCTTATTTGATTGTTATGCTCTTATTATTTGGTCTCGCTCTTTATCTTATTTATAAGGGTCAAAAAGAAAAAGGCGTTCAAATTGAACGCAGTCGTCCCATAACCGGTTCACAAATTATTAAGTATGGGATGGAAACAAATATTGATTCCATTGTCGTTGGTGTTTGTCTGGCAATCTTAAATCTCAGCGTTAGGCCATTTGTGTTACTTATAATCATCATTAATGTGATAGCTGTCGCAATAGGCGTTTATGTTGGTCGTCATTTTGGTTATGAACACGCAGACAAGTTTTATACCGTTGCAGGTGTTTCGTTTATTTTAATTGCTATTTTTTAAACTTAAAAACTTACTTAAAAGAAAGGAAAATTTATGATGGAAATTTCAGAACAAGCAGGTAAATGGTTAGGTTGGATTGGTATTATTGTTGGGGTTATCGGATTTTTCTGGCAACCTGTATGGATGGGTATTATCGCCATCGTTTTAGGAGTGATTGGCTTATTTTCTGAACAAAAAACATTAAACTGGGTAGCTATTGCCATCGGTGCCGTTGTTTTAATCTACGCTCTTTTTATAAAGTAGCTTAAGGCATCATCAACTGAATGCAGATCAGTAAAGGGGGAACCGTTCGATGCGAAAATCTAAAACACCTGGACAATGGATAGGTTTGATTGGAGTCTTTTTTGCAATTTTCACCTTGATCTTTGCCATATTTTTTAGAAAAAATGACAACTCACGAATTTAGAAAGGATGATAAAAATGGAAATTTCAGAACAAGCAGGTAAATGGTTAGGTTGGATTGGTATTATTGTTGGGGTTATCGGCTTCTTCTGGCAACCTGTATGGATGGGTATTATCGCCATCGTTTTAGGAGTGATTGGTTTATTTTCTGAACAAAAAACATTAAACTGGGCCGCTATTATTGTCGGAGCTGTCGTTTTAATTTATCACTTCTTTATCAAATAACGTCATAATCTTTTGAAAGGAGATTAAATCATGGAAATTTCAGAAACAACAGGACAATGGTTAGGTTGGATTGGTATTATTGTAGGTATTATCGGCTTCTTCTGGCAACCTGTATGGATGGGTATTATCGCCATCGTTTTAGGTATTATCGGACTTTTCTCCGATCAAAAAACCTTGAATTGGATAGCTATTATCGTCGGGGCAGCTGTTCTACTTTACGCCTTCCTATTTTAATCAATCAAAAAATTCGCGGCTATTTACGTGTGCTATTAGCGTAAATAGCCGTTTTTTTGTATAAAAAGAGTGGCAACCTGTCTATTAAATCGTTAAAATAGTGATAGAGGAATAGATAGGAGGGGGTCCATTGAGTGAAGAGCATAAAA
This window of the Fundicoccus culcitae genome carries:
- a CDS encoding PepSY domain-containing protein translates to MKKTMKQSLLLSMSVLTLGAVFPTSVLAQTESSEVVSEHEMAVSDLQSALDLALELFFEQVPDIGVTYIDIDLKEDGSYKIDLQGYNAEGEYDYELRVAGEEISDEEFDFDDDDDDDDEILDLDNYLSIDEITQIALDTIGSGKVTDWTLEYDDDRPEWHLELDEVNGDDDDVEITLHAETGEVLELDDDD
- a CDS encoding manganese efflux pump, with product MTKEGSLLAQVSRRQILAIGIGLGAWQGLVLMISYYLTSFFIDHHAPIIYRLTNEPYLIVMLLLFGLALYLIYKGQKEKGVQIERSRPITGSQIIKYGMETNIDSIVVGVCLAILNLSVRPFVLLIIIINVIAVAIGVYVGRHFGYEHADKFYTVAGVSFILIAIF
- a CDS encoding C4-dicarboxylate ABC transporter, translating into MMEISEQAGKWLGWIGIIVGVIGFFWQPVWMGIIAIVLGVIGLFSEQKTLNWVAIAIGAVVLIYALFIK
- a CDS encoding C4-dicarboxylate ABC transporter; translated protein: MEISEQAGKWLGWIGIIVGVIGFFWQPVWMGIIAIVLGVIGLFSEQKTLNWAAIIVGAVVLIYHFFIK
- a CDS encoding DUF308 domain-containing protein — its product is MEISETTGQWLGWIGIIVGIIGFFWQPVWMGIIAIVLGIIGLFSDQKTLNWIAIIVGAAVLLYAFLF